The following coding sequences lie in one Myxococcus xanthus genomic window:
- a CDS encoding DUF2270 domain-containing protein, which produces MPVRERDRTDVLESPWLSQQAMAQLFRGELSRSDTWRTRLDTTTNWAITTTAAVISFGFASTQSSHVTFLVGIWMVVSFLLIEARRYRYYDLWNRRVRLLEEGWWAPMLRHEPMDPDALRELALELERPQIQLSLFSAISTRLNRAYGPILMVLMMTWFVKVYSHPKPPVDLDEFLARAGVAWIPGEAVTAILLLLTLTASYLFLSSFFIRAPLGELRTRPRGRRAALWESFYRPYAIHTRRKPTRRPRPSSTSEH; this is translated from the coding sequence ATGCCCGTGCGTGAACGTGACAGGACCGATGTGCTGGAGTCGCCCTGGCTCTCCCAGCAGGCCATGGCCCAACTGTTCCGGGGGGAGCTGAGCCGCTCCGATACCTGGCGCACGCGCCTGGACACCACCACCAACTGGGCAATCACGACGACGGCGGCGGTCATCTCCTTCGGCTTCGCGTCGACGCAGAGTTCACACGTCACCTTCCTGGTGGGCATCTGGATGGTGGTGTCGTTCCTCCTCATCGAGGCGCGGCGCTACCGCTACTACGACTTGTGGAACCGCCGGGTGCGCCTGCTGGAGGAAGGCTGGTGGGCCCCCATGCTCCGGCACGAGCCGATGGACCCGGACGCCCTGCGCGAGCTGGCCCTGGAGCTGGAACGGCCCCAAATCCAGCTTTCCCTCTTCTCCGCCATCTCCACCCGGCTCAACCGCGCCTACGGGCCCATCCTGATGGTCCTGATGATGACGTGGTTCGTGAAGGTCTACAGCCACCCGAAGCCACCCGTGGACCTCGACGAGTTCCTGGCGCGGGCGGGGGTGGCCTGGATTCCTGGCGAGGCCGTGACGGCCATCCTGCTGCTGCTCACGCTGACCGCGTCCTACCTGTTCCTGTCGTCCTTCTTCATCCGGGCACCCCTGGGCGAGCTGCGGACCCGGCCCCGGGGACGCCGGGCGGCCCTGTGGGAGTCCTTCTACCGGCCCTACGCCATCCACACCCGGCGCAAGCCCACCCGGCGTCCGCGACCGTCCTCCACGTCCG
- a CDS encoding response regulator has product MAGARVQLADLNVPDVNPIQALSHLLQEERERLARLWAKRLRAETYDVEVPGRDLRAPLRRLLDELARLLKDRPDDVVRLWPEVVRPHGAFRYTQNFDPEDLTREFKSLEEVILHVYARRNGGFIESQVAELVAELVWEADAAAQASYARILKTEEVRFREAAVMESVLNQVDVGIMLAEVDGTVSFATPPVSRLMGVPMRAVVGGRAANTINPVLTQVNARHLTGEPFKLADMPFLRALKEKGPVRGVMMVVERPGGDTATLELSATPVWEEEGELAGAIQTFTDRTEAVNKTKALQSAHGELRRLQGRLLQRTRQQALGQLASGAAHALNNFLNVLRLRITLLQREFKPEHLEALDKTVQQIGELVARLQEFNIQRTQEQPTDVPVDQTVREALELARGELEQREHPVYVDLDLGDVGNVRADTGFFRELVVNLLLVSRDRMEAGGRLHVSTRAEGSSWLTLRIEDEGTPYAPDELARLFDPLRRDASAPQLSLFLAVARAQVERWGGELTAEVPASGTGTAFVVRLPRVHEGAVSTAPRPEPSRAEVMRPAGPRRFQQTRSVLVVDDDLDNARMMAEVLGEEGYEVQVAHSPAVALGMWDRRRYDAALLDAVMPEMSGWELARELRKKTPQALLAIVTGMDVRGQNRSNLALVDAVFRKPIDVGALDDFLGQSDTAASENGASTTGSAPPA; this is encoded by the coding sequence ATGGCGGGCGCGCGTGTGCAGCTTGCTGACTTGAACGTGCCCGACGTGAATCCCATACAGGCCCTGTCCCACCTCCTCCAGGAGGAGCGCGAGCGCCTGGCGCGCCTGTGGGCCAAGCGCCTGCGCGCGGAGACATATGACGTGGAGGTCCCCGGGAGGGACCTGCGCGCTCCGCTGCGCCGGTTGCTGGACGAGCTGGCCCGCCTGCTCAAGGACCGGCCCGACGACGTCGTCCGGCTCTGGCCGGAGGTGGTCCGCCCGCACGGCGCCTTCCGCTACACCCAGAACTTCGACCCCGAGGACCTGACGCGTGAGTTCAAGTCCCTGGAAGAGGTGATTCTCCACGTCTACGCGCGCCGCAACGGTGGCTTCATCGAGTCCCAGGTGGCGGAGCTCGTGGCGGAGCTGGTGTGGGAGGCGGACGCCGCGGCCCAGGCGTCCTATGCGCGCATCCTGAAGACGGAGGAGGTGCGCTTTCGTGAAGCGGCGGTGATGGAGTCGGTGCTCAACCAGGTGGACGTGGGCATCATGCTGGCGGAGGTGGACGGCACCGTCTCCTTCGCTACGCCGCCGGTGAGCCGCCTCATGGGGGTGCCCATGCGCGCGGTGGTGGGGGGGCGGGCGGCGAACACCATCAATCCCGTGCTGACGCAGGTGAACGCGCGCCACCTCACGGGCGAGCCCTTCAAGCTGGCCGACATGCCCTTCCTGCGGGCACTCAAGGAGAAGGGGCCCGTGCGTGGGGTGATGATGGTGGTGGAGCGCCCCGGCGGCGACACCGCGACGCTGGAGCTGAGCGCCACGCCCGTCTGGGAAGAGGAGGGCGAGCTGGCCGGCGCCATCCAGACCTTCACCGACCGCACGGAAGCGGTGAACAAGACGAAGGCACTCCAGAGCGCGCACGGGGAACTGCGCAGACTCCAGGGCCGCCTGCTCCAGCGCACCCGCCAGCAGGCGCTGGGACAGCTCGCCAGTGGCGCGGCGCATGCGCTCAACAACTTCCTCAACGTGCTGCGGCTGCGAATCACCCTGCTGCAACGCGAGTTCAAGCCCGAGCACCTGGAGGCGCTCGACAAGACGGTGCAGCAGATTGGCGAGTTGGTGGCCCGGCTCCAGGAGTTCAACATCCAGCGTACCCAGGAGCAGCCCACCGACGTCCCGGTGGACCAGACGGTGCGGGAGGCGCTGGAGCTGGCGCGCGGCGAGCTGGAGCAGCGCGAGCACCCGGTGTACGTGGACCTGGACCTGGGCGATGTCGGCAACGTGCGCGCGGATACGGGCTTCTTCCGCGAACTGGTGGTGAACCTGCTGCTCGTCTCGCGCGACCGGATGGAGGCCGGAGGCCGGCTGCACGTCTCCACGCGCGCGGAAGGCTCCTCGTGGCTGACGCTGCGCATCGAGGACGAGGGCACGCCCTACGCGCCCGATGAGCTGGCGCGGCTGTTCGACCCGCTGCGCCGGGACGCGAGCGCGCCGCAGTTGTCCCTGTTCCTGGCGGTGGCGCGGGCACAGGTGGAGCGCTGGGGCGGCGAGCTGACGGCGGAGGTTCCGGCCTCGGGTACGGGCACGGCCTTCGTGGTGCGCCTGCCCCGCGTGCATGAAGGCGCCGTGTCCACCGCGCCACGTCCGGAGCCGTCGCGCGCGGAGGTGATGCGGCCGGCGGGGCCCCGGCGCTTCCAGCAGACGCGCAGCGTGCTGGTGGTGGATGACGACCTCGACAACGCGCGGATGATGGCGGAGGTGCTGGGCGAGGAAGGCTACGAGGTCCAGGTGGCCCACAGCCCCGCGGTGGCGCTGGGGATGTGGGACCGGCGCCGCTACGACGCCGCGCTGCTGGACGCGGTGATGCCGGAGATGAGCGGCTGGGAGCTGGCGCGCGAGCTGCGCAAGAAGACCCCTCAGGCGCTGCTGGCCATCGTCACCGGCATGGACGTGCGCGGACAGAACCGCTCCAACCTCGCGCTGGTGGACGCCGTGTTCCGCAAGCCCATCGACGTGGGCGCGCTGGATGACTTCCTGGGGCAGTCCGACACCGCCGCTTCCGAGAACGGTGCGTCGACCACGGGTTCCGCGCCACCCGCCTGA
- a CDS encoding trypsin-like serine peptidase, producing the protein MRFNLRGLLLAGMMLAGGGAMAEESAVCEGRTSQPPLQRDAQGRVKVGEDVVATFKSRQPSARPEGVRAKAELAWTDRVSSPGATYIAPHFSQFALASGDYVIVRAPDGSREYRYEGFGKGEGNAPVRGGFWSGHISGDVAIVELWSTGGQAKSGYTIDRFARGFANLAALGEDLDNKALCGPDDSRNARCYQTSDPRQYKHSRAVARLLINGSGACTGWLVGNQGHVMTNEHCIANTSDALNTDFEFMAEGGACTSACNSWFGCPGTVVATSSTLIAVDAPRDYALVRLPTNPTATYGYLQLRNTTAFVDERIYIPQHPAAWGKHIARNSTHASDASGFAEIFALNRPACSPGGPLDIGYYADTQGGSSGSPVIANSDHRVVALHHCANCPNRGVPITSIISHLGSLLPQCALRSATCPDPYDVWMRDTWSDTGLEPDPATAGQDMWASPYIWIRRNPDGVANPHVHQNPELGATNYAYVKLHGGPRPGATGRLKLYYANASTGLAWPTDWTQFGDVAVNGFTPDTHIVQAPWSSLPGEGHYCLVARWESASDPMSFTETTDIDTNVRQNNNIIWRNVNIVDLESGSEEVHFIVRNVHEGIRALRLAVRVPETDRQRPFPGNGGRVVVRLPDELFKRWVEAGGKAEGMKMLREGEFEVVSPEGGVFHELPLGFREEHQLRMFFERSADATPEPYHLEVVQFDQDKPERESLGGIGYDIYTHGEPKPKQ; encoded by the coding sequence GTGAGATTCAATCTGAGAGGCCTGTTGCTGGCCGGAATGATGCTGGCCGGCGGCGGTGCCATGGCGGAAGAGAGCGCGGTCTGCGAAGGCCGTACGTCACAACCTCCCCTGCAGCGGGATGCCCAGGGGCGCGTGAAGGTGGGTGAGGACGTCGTCGCCACCTTCAAGTCACGTCAGCCCAGCGCGCGTCCGGAGGGTGTTCGCGCCAAGGCCGAGCTGGCCTGGACGGACCGCGTCAGCAGCCCGGGTGCCACGTACATCGCGCCGCACTTCAGCCAGTTCGCGCTCGCGTCGGGGGACTACGTCATCGTCCGCGCGCCGGACGGCTCGCGTGAGTACCGCTACGAGGGCTTCGGCAAGGGCGAGGGCAACGCGCCGGTGAGGGGCGGCTTCTGGAGTGGTCACATCTCCGGTGACGTCGCCATCGTCGAGTTGTGGAGCACGGGCGGCCAAGCGAAGTCCGGCTACACCATCGACCGGTTCGCTCGTGGCTTCGCCAACCTGGCGGCGCTGGGCGAGGACCTGGACAACAAGGCCCTCTGCGGTCCGGACGACTCGCGCAACGCGCGCTGCTACCAGACATCGGACCCGCGTCAGTACAAGCACTCGCGCGCGGTGGCCCGTCTGCTCATCAACGGCAGCGGGGCCTGCACGGGCTGGCTCGTGGGCAACCAGGGCCACGTGATGACCAACGAGCACTGCATCGCCAACACCTCGGACGCGCTCAACACCGACTTCGAGTTCATGGCCGAGGGCGGCGCCTGTACCTCCGCTTGCAACAGTTGGTTCGGCTGTCCGGGCACGGTGGTGGCCACGAGCTCCACGCTCATCGCCGTGGACGCGCCCCGGGACTACGCCCTGGTGCGGCTGCCCACCAACCCCACGGCCACCTACGGCTACCTCCAACTGCGCAACACCACCGCGTTCGTGGATGAGCGCATCTACATTCCCCAGCACCCCGCCGCCTGGGGCAAGCACATCGCCCGCAACTCCACGCACGCGTCGGACGCCTCGGGCTTCGCGGAAATCTTCGCCCTCAACCGGCCCGCGTGCTCGCCGGGTGGCCCGCTGGACATCGGCTACTACGCGGACACCCAGGGTGGCTCGTCCGGCTCTCCCGTCATCGCCAACTCCGACCACCGCGTCGTCGCGCTGCACCACTGCGCCAACTGCCCCAACCGTGGCGTGCCCATCACCTCCATCATCTCCCACCTGGGTTCCCTGTTGCCTCAGTGCGCGCTGCGCAGCGCCACCTGCCCGGACCCGTATGACGTCTGGATGCGCGACACCTGGTCCGACACCGGCCTGGAGCCGGACCCCGCCACCGCGGGCCAGGACATGTGGGCCAGCCCGTACATCTGGATTCGCCGCAACCCGGACGGCGTCGCCAACCCGCACGTCCACCAGAACCCCGAGTTGGGCGCGACGAACTACGCCTACGTGAAGCTGCACGGCGGGCCCCGTCCGGGCGCCACGGGGCGCCTCAAGCTGTACTACGCCAACGCCTCCACCGGCCTGGCCTGGCCCACGGACTGGACGCAGTTCGGTGACGTCGCCGTCAACGGCTTCACACCCGACACGCACATCGTCCAGGCGCCGTGGAGCAGCCTGCCCGGCGAGGGCCACTACTGCCTGGTGGCGCGCTGGGAGTCCGCATCCGACCCCATGTCGTTCACCGAGACGACGGACATCGACACCAACGTGCGTCAGAACAACAACATCATCTGGCGCAACGTGAACATCGTGGACCTGGAGTCCGGCAGCGAGGAGGTCCACTTCATCGTGCGCAACGTGCACGAGGGAATCCGGGCGCTGCGGCTGGCGGTGCGGGTGCCGGAAACGGACCGGCAGCGGCCCTTCCCGGGGAATGGCGGCCGTGTCGTCGTGCGTCTGCCGGACGAGCTGTTCAAGCGCTGGGTGGAGGCGGGCGGCAAGGCCGAGGGCATGAAGATGCTGCGCGAGGGCGAGTTCGAGGTCGTGTCTCCGGAAGGGGGCGTGTTCCACGAGCTGCCGCTGGGCTTCCGCGAGGAGCACCAGTTGCGGATGTTCTTCGAGCGCTCGGCGGATGCCACGCCGGAGCCCTACCACCTGGAGGTCGTGCAATTCGACCAGGACAAGCCTGAGCGTGAGAGCCTGGGCGGCATCGGCTACGACATCTACACCCACGGCGAGCCGAAGCCGAAGCAGTAG
- a CDS encoding DUF1059 domain-containing protein: protein MSRKTMDCRKAPSDTHCTLTISGEEDEVFQAAISHAVSAHGHEDSGELREMVRGMLEDEAPEASMGQPMSMQEPQQPSRH from the coding sequence ATGTCACGCAAGACGATGGACTGCCGGAAGGCGCCCAGTGACACCCACTGCACGCTGACGATTTCGGGCGAGGAGGACGAGGTATTCCAGGCGGCCATCTCGCACGCGGTCTCCGCGCACGGCCACGAGGACTCCGGTGAGCTGCGCGAGATGGTTCGCGGCATGCTCGAGGACGAGGCGCCCGAGGCCAGCATGGGCCAGCCCATGTCGATGCAGGAGCCGCAGCAGCCGAGCAGGCACTGA
- the sitI6 gene encoding SitI6 family double-CXXCG motif immunity protein codes for MTRFFWLREDSTVQAHTNGSLNAAHKWGLPGLAGCPGCGETWASSGHQYPAVDLSVLPEQSAFLKARPEPFTEFSRLRELVRPLAPPGALLPPGTTFGPLVGTASGRFGSFAWLGSSLLLIRHEELERLREEGIRGLLGARTELRFRQKDAPELLELQLDPRGQLHADCMPPDLPPRCATCGRLGFRRPDEPILDAASLPVDVDLFRVGNFATMIVGTERFMETVRRLELDGVSFRELPTH; via the coding sequence ATGACGCGTTTCTTCTGGCTGCGCGAAGACTCGACGGTGCAAGCCCACACCAACGGCAGCCTCAACGCCGCGCACAAGTGGGGGCTGCCCGGCCTCGCGGGATGCCCGGGCTGCGGTGAAACCTGGGCCAGCTCAGGACATCAGTATCCCGCCGTTGATTTGTCCGTCCTGCCCGAGCAGAGCGCCTTCTTGAAAGCCAGGCCTGAGCCATTCACCGAGTTCTCACGGCTCCGGGAGCTGGTACGGCCCCTGGCACCACCAGGTGCCCTGCTTCCCCCGGGGACGACGTTCGGCCCGTTGGTGGGAACCGCCTCCGGGCGGTTCGGTTCCTTCGCATGGCTGGGCAGCAGTCTGTTGCTGATTCGCCACGAAGAACTGGAGCGACTTCGGGAGGAAGGCATCCGCGGGCTGCTCGGCGCGCGAACAGAGCTGCGGTTCCGGCAGAAGGACGCCCCCGAGCTCCTGGAGCTTCAGCTCGACCCGCGTGGCCAACTGCACGCGGACTGCATGCCTCCTGACCTGCCCCCTCGGTGCGCCACTTGCGGACGCCTCGGGTTCCGTCGACCCGACGAGCCCATCCTCGACGCGGCCTCGCTCCCGGTGGACGTGGACCTGTTCCGGGTGGGCAACTTCGCCACGATGATTGTCGGCACCGAGCGGTTCATGGAAACGGTGCGCCGCCTGGAACTGGACGGAGTCTCGTTCCGCGAGCTGCCCACACACTGA
- the sitA6 gene encoding SitA6 family polymorphic toxin lipoprotein: MRTLLSLWLLLLTAPWAGCASAPQASTQQAWNGAEEACATPDEDQCVSLLCMGDACGFYRCQDLDGAVEFARFPPARPPAAVAAPGRGPRRNRGGGQHLPRGAVMVFPNWNGAPERFFSAPPRLTPGRWEKHHIFPQAEDLARWFERQGVKIHDYTMPIPRHVHQRIHRGGEGGGEWNRAWREFKDANEGATPTEIFRHAGELIHRFELMGGPIQPYYSRPGA, encoded by the coding sequence ATGCGAACACTCCTGTCACTCTGGCTACTGCTGCTCACGGCACCGTGGGCAGGCTGCGCGTCGGCTCCACAGGCGTCCACTCAGCAAGCATGGAACGGCGCCGAGGAGGCGTGCGCCACGCCAGATGAGGACCAGTGCGTCTCGCTCTTGTGCATGGGAGACGCCTGTGGCTTCTACCGGTGTCAGGACCTGGATGGCGCGGTGGAGTTCGCGCGCTTCCCACCGGCTCGCCCGCCCGCGGCGGTCGCGGCTCCCGGCAGAGGCCCCCGGAGGAACCGGGGCGGAGGACAGCACCTGCCTCGGGGCGCCGTCATGGTGTTCCCCAACTGGAATGGCGCCCCTGAGCGCTTCTTCTCAGCGCCACCTCGACTCACACCTGGGCGCTGGGAGAAACACCACATCTTCCCGCAGGCAGAGGACCTCGCCCGCTGGTTCGAACGGCAGGGAGTGAAAATCCACGACTACACGATGCCCATTCCACGCCACGTCCATCAGCGGATTCACCGGGGCGGCGAAGGGGGCGGCGAGTGGAACAGGGCCTGGCGTGAGTTCAAAGACGCGAACGAGGGTGCGACCCCAACCGAGATTTTCAGACACGCAGGGGAGCTGATTCACCGCTTTGAGCTCATGGGCGGTCCCATCCAGCCCTACTATTCTCGCCCTGGAGCATGA
- a CDS encoding tetratricopeptide repeat protein gives MGNLSSSAEMVVRVPPVSAPLDLERVRRKVEAGEILSDAELALLRAEAQRGTGSALRLALAHALINAGAEREALPLLETLRRDFPRDLPVRLGLARALLGLERHGDAERLLTEVLAQSPGDPEVLKVLAVLGLRRGEADKARAYVADALARDPFDAEARLLKEELESVDLPPPSVPQEQVLRPEFTAALTAALGRARVAFRRQGKDLLVKLATGGVGRVDVGSLYAAYQESPGTQGLTAYADALAARLGGLSSGLSAEVAALEARLRPVLRPADFAARAVGALHRPGPAGLEVFYVLEDAEFVRYLPEAALAPAGLTPESADAAAWRNLASRLAPVRPVLVDQGEVRLAEAFSGLWAVAEGDGHDAARLLLPSQREELALLAGEGPLRVALGRRELVLVCRESDAAACEALARLMPSPDGIPGTFRLTEEGLSAV, from the coding sequence TTGGGGAACCTATCGTCCAGCGCCGAGATGGTCGTTAGAGTCCCGCCAGTGAGTGCCCCCCTGGACCTGGAGCGCGTCCGCCGCAAGGTGGAGGCGGGTGAGATTCTGAGCGACGCGGAGCTGGCCCTGCTCCGTGCCGAGGCGCAGCGTGGCACCGGCTCCGCCTTGCGCTTGGCCCTGGCGCACGCCCTCATCAACGCGGGCGCTGAACGTGAGGCGCTGCCCCTGCTGGAGACCTTGCGGCGGGACTTCCCACGCGACCTGCCTGTGCGGCTGGGACTGGCGCGGGCCCTGCTCGGACTGGAGCGCCACGGCGACGCGGAGCGGCTGCTGACCGAGGTCCTGGCCCAATCGCCAGGAGACCCGGAGGTGCTCAAGGTGCTCGCGGTGCTGGGACTGCGGCGCGGTGAAGCGGACAAGGCGCGTGCCTATGTCGCGGATGCGCTGGCTCGCGACCCCTTCGACGCCGAGGCACGGCTGCTGAAGGAGGAACTGGAGTCCGTGGACCTGCCGCCTCCGTCCGTTCCCCAGGAGCAGGTGCTGCGCCCGGAGTTCACCGCCGCGCTCACCGCCGCGCTGGGCCGCGCACGGGTGGCGTTCCGACGGCAGGGGAAGGACCTGCTCGTGAAGCTCGCCACGGGCGGTGTTGGACGCGTGGACGTGGGCTCGCTGTACGCGGCCTACCAGGAGTCCCCGGGCACGCAGGGGCTCACTGCCTACGCGGATGCGCTGGCGGCGCGGCTCGGCGGGTTGTCTTCGGGCCTGAGCGCGGAGGTCGCGGCGTTGGAAGCGCGGCTGCGCCCGGTGCTGCGCCCAGCGGACTTCGCGGCGCGCGCCGTGGGCGCCTTGCACCGGCCCGGTCCCGCGGGTCTGGAAGTCTTCTACGTGCTGGAGGACGCGGAGTTCGTACGCTACCTGCCCGAAGCCGCACTGGCCCCCGCGGGACTCACGCCGGAGTCGGCGGACGCGGCGGCATGGCGCAACCTCGCCTCGCGTCTGGCTCCGGTGCGGCCCGTGCTCGTCGACCAGGGGGAAGTCCGGCTGGCGGAGGCCTTCTCCGGACTCTGGGCCGTGGCGGAGGGGGACGGCCATGACGCCGCGCGGCTGCTCCTGCCTTCGCAGCGCGAGGAGCTGGCACTGCTCGCCGGAGAGGGCCCCCTGCGCGTGGCCCTCGGACGGCGTGAGCTGGTGCTGGTCTGCCGCGAGTCGGATGCCGCCGCGTGCGAGGCCCTGGCGCGACTCATGCCCTCGCCGGATGGAATCCCGGGCACCTTCCGCCTGACGGAAGAGGGCCTGTCCGCGGTGTGA
- a CDS encoding DUF4230 domain-containing protein, with product MAHLSRVLTVVLGAALGALGAWVLMKPASPSLPDTPSVVQQMRDVARLETLEVSLYKKVTFTPEPQATDALWKDVLNWARYALQNPHGRAIVFANAHLGFDFQRFDRSHLQVTGTRVYVMLPPMEVKVELRPGETEVIDSNLDSEQTAQLLEKARLAFEQEVRSNGKLQRRARESAERSLRALLLTLGYREVLFVDHLPAGTAG from the coding sequence ATGGCGCACCTCTCGCGAGTCCTCACCGTCGTCCTGGGCGCCGCGCTCGGCGCGCTGGGGGCCTGGGTGTTGATGAAGCCCGCATCGCCGTCGCTGCCGGACACGCCGTCCGTCGTGCAGCAGATGCGGGACGTGGCCCGGCTGGAGACGCTGGAGGTCTCGCTCTACAAGAAGGTGACCTTCACGCCGGAGCCCCAGGCCACGGATGCGCTCTGGAAGGACGTGCTGAACTGGGCGCGTTACGCGCTCCAGAATCCGCATGGCCGCGCCATCGTCTTCGCGAACGCGCACCTGGGCTTCGACTTCCAGCGCTTCGACCGCTCTCATCTCCAGGTGACGGGCACGCGCGTCTACGTGATGCTGCCGCCCATGGAGGTGAAGGTGGAGCTGCGTCCTGGCGAGACGGAGGTCATCGACTCCAACCTGGACAGCGAGCAGACGGCGCAGTTGCTGGAGAAGGCCCGCCTCGCCTTCGAGCAGGAGGTCCGCTCGAACGGGAAACTCCAGCGGCGGGCGCGGGAGTCAGCGGAGCGTTCGCTGCGGGCGCTGCTGCTCACGCTGGGCTACCGTGAGGTGCTGTTCGTGGACCACCTGCCCGCGGGCACGGCGGGCTGA
- a CDS encoding helix-turn-helix domain-containing protein, translated as MNDDDLPGRLARNIRSLRETRGATQAQLSRLAGVPRATWAHLESGAANPTLSVLHRVAAALQVSLEELIAKPRASARHYPRATLPVRTRGGGMLRKLLPDPLPGMEFDRVELPPQVRITGVPHTPGTREYLACESGELVLVASGERFHLQPGDVVVFRGDQKHSYENPGARTAVGYSVVLLAPSI; from the coding sequence ATGAACGACGATGACCTGCCCGGCAGACTGGCCCGCAACATCCGTTCCCTGCGCGAAACGCGAGGCGCCACACAGGCGCAGTTGTCCCGGCTGGCGGGCGTGCCGCGCGCCACCTGGGCCCATCTGGAGTCCGGCGCGGCCAACCCGACCCTGTCCGTGCTGCACCGCGTGGCCGCCGCGCTCCAGGTGTCGCTGGAGGAGCTGATTGCGAAGCCCCGCGCCAGTGCCCGGCACTACCCGCGCGCCACCCTGCCCGTCCGGACGCGTGGTGGCGGAATGCTGCGCAAGCTGCTGCCGGACCCGCTGCCGGGCATGGAGTTCGACCGCGTGGAGCTGCCGCCGCAGGTGCGCATCACCGGCGTTCCGCACACCCCCGGCACCCGGGAGTACCTGGCGTGTGAGTCGGGGGAGCTGGTGCTCGTCGCCAGTGGGGAGCGCTTCCACCTCCAGCCCGGGGACGTGGTCGTCTTCCGGGGGGACCAGAAGCACTCGTACGAGAATCCTGGAGCACGGACGGCCGTGGGTTACTCGGTCGTCCTGCTGGCGCCTTCGATATGA
- a CDS encoding SDR family NAD(P)-dependent oxidoreductase encodes MIRIDKSILITGASRGLGLALMNGLARRGARVVGVARHAAEMGAVAEALRWEGLEAHALACDVGDKEAIYPMVGAATALVGPLDVLVHNASTLGPTPLPLLLDTACEDLQRVLEVNVVGPFRLTKAVAGNMSVRGKGLVMHITSDAAVSAYPRWGAYGVSKAALEHLGRVWAAELEGTGVRFVSVDPGEMDTRMYRDAVPDGDYSQLSRPEAVAARLVEWVAWQSESVPSGARLEAAKLEAA; translated from the coding sequence ATGATTCGCATCGACAAGAGCATCCTGATTACGGGCGCGAGCCGGGGACTGGGGCTTGCGCTGATGAATGGATTGGCTCGCCGAGGCGCGCGGGTGGTGGGCGTGGCGCGTCATGCCGCGGAGATGGGGGCCGTCGCGGAGGCGCTGCGCTGGGAGGGGTTGGAGGCGCACGCGCTGGCCTGCGACGTGGGGGACAAGGAGGCCATCTACCCGATGGTGGGCGCGGCCACCGCGCTGGTGGGCCCGCTGGACGTGCTGGTCCACAACGCGAGCACGCTGGGGCCCACACCGCTGCCGCTGCTGCTGGACACCGCCTGCGAGGACCTGCAGCGCGTGCTGGAGGTCAACGTGGTGGGCCCCTTCCGCCTCACCAAGGCGGTGGCCGGGAACATGTCGGTGCGAGGCAAGGGGCTGGTCATGCACATCACCTCGGATGCGGCGGTGTCCGCCTATCCCCGCTGGGGCGCATACGGCGTGTCCAAGGCCGCGCTGGAACACCTGGGGCGCGTCTGGGCCGCGGAGCTGGAGGGCACGGGCGTGCGCTTCGTCTCGGTGGACCCCGGGGAGATGGACACGCGGATGTACCGTGACGCGGTGCCGGACGGGGATTACTCCCAGTTGAGCCGGCCGGAAGCGGTGGCGGCCCGGCTGGTGGAGTGGGTGGCGTGGCAGTCGGAGTCGGTGCCCTCGGGCGCCCGCCTGGAGGCGGCGAAGCTGGAGGCCGCATGA